A DNA window from Camelina sativa cultivar DH55 chromosome 13, Cs, whole genome shotgun sequence contains the following coding sequences:
- the LOC104737212 gene encoding disease resistance protein RPS4-like: MESPPAKFDVFLSFRGFDTRNNFTGHLQDKLSGKGIDSFIDDRLRRGDDIAALFDRIEQSKIAIIVFSKNFTNSTWCLRELVKIVQCRDINKQVVIPIFYKIEKSELLMMVGDKSFTGVTDDEVSSWRAALTTAFNISGYVINESSTSEAKLVNEIAFDTLKKLSDLAPVGNHGLVGIESRVEALEKLLSCHELGSVRVIGIVGMAGIGKSALADCLYGRLRGQFDGSCFLSKISENLGRSGLEYLLEKLLSTLLNERNLEIGAPETAHAKFESRLKSKKLLIVLDDVNHEKQIRHLMGHRKWYRGGSRIIITTRDCKLVETIQGRKYVLPRLNDREALKLFSSNAFGDSTGPLKEFQGLTNMVLDYAKGHPLALKVLGSDLCKKDKQFWEARLEILKSKSHGDIYEVLETSFDELSIEQKDIFLDIACFFRSEKVDYVTSLLYSRGTNVSTVIQELVDKCLITLVDNRIEMHDMLQTMGKEISTKPEPIGIRDYRWISQHRPQRDWHLRLWDSEDICDQLTKDMGSKKIRGIFLDTSNLGEMRLRSKAFNGMYNLKYIKIYDSRCSRRCEVDHKLYSRNGFDFLPDELTYLHWHGCPLQSLPQNFYPKNLVDLKLPYSKLVEIWGDDKDARMLKWVDLSHSLELRRCLGLANAQNLERLNLEGCKSLEKLPSSMNCLEKLIYLNLRECTSLRSLPKEIKNQSLQTLILSGCSSLKKCPLISENVEVLLLDGTAIKTLPESIETLRKLVLLNLRNCKKLKRLSSGLYKLNCLRELILSGCSQLEVFPDIKENMKALEILLLDDTAITELPKMMHLSNIKTFSLCGTSSQVFVSMFFMLPTLCCSRLTDLYLSRCNLSKLPDNIGGLSSLQSLCLSGNNIENLPESFDQLQNLKWFDLKYCKFLKSIPALPQNLQYLDAHECESLETLANPMTPLNVGQRIQSMFMFSNCYKLNKETHESLVGHARIKSQLMANASVKRYYRGFIPEPLVGISFPATDIPSWFCHQRLGRSLDIPLSPHWCDTNIVGFALSVVVSFKDYEDRAKRLSVKCCGKFENQEGSFTRFDFTVAGWNEPCGSLNHEPRKLTSDHVFMGYNSCFHVKNLHGETENYCYTKASFKFYVTDDETRKKMETCEVIKCGMSLVYVHEDVDCMLLKRTKLVQSSLQTEPTYSYGLDDVMDDVRPKRGLRQFAGGEETDCKRMKEEKITA; this comes from the exons ATGGAGTCTCCTCCTGCAAAGTTTGATGTGTTTCTTAGTTTCAGAGGTTTCGACACACGAAACAACTTCACAGGCCATCTACAAGATAAGCTTTCTGGAAAGGGAATCGACTCCTTTATCGACGACAGGCTCCGCCGAGGGGACGACATCGCGGCGCTTTTCGATCGAATCGAGCAATCCAAGATTGCGATCATTGTCTTCTCGAAGAACTTCACAAACTCCACGTGGTGCCTCCGAGAGCTTGTGAAAATCGTCCAGTGTAGGGACATAAACAAACAGGTGGTGATACCTATCTtctacaaaattgaaaaatcagAGTTGTTGATGATGGTGGGAGACAAGAGTTTCACCGGTGTTACCGACGACGAGGTTTCATCATGGAGAGCTGCGTTGACCACAGCTTTCAACATCTCTGGCTATGTTATCAATGAATCTAG CACGTCCGAGGCTAAACTTGTTAACGAAATTGCTTTCGACACGTTAAAGAAGCTGAGTGATTTGGCTCCCGTAGGAAACCATGGCCTGGTAGGAATAGAATCACGTGTGGAGGCTCTAGAAAAGCTATTATCGTGCCATGAGTTGGGTTCTGTTCGTGTCATAGGAATTGTTGGCATGGCTGGTATTGGTAAAAGCGCCCTTGCTGATTGCTTGTACGGACGGTTGCGAGGTCAGTTCGATGGTAGCTGTTTCCTTTCCAAAATCAGTGAAAATCTAGGTCGAAGCGGGTTAGAATATTTGTTAGAGAAGCTCTTGTCTACATTGCTAAACGAAAGAAATCTGGAGATTGGAGCTCCTGAAACTGCACATGCGAAATTTGAGAGCCGTCTCAAGAGCAAGAAACTGCTTATTGTGCTTGATGATGTGAATCATGAGAAACAAATAAGACATCTTATGGGGCACCGTAAATGGTATCGAGGAGGAAGTAGAATCATCATTACTACTAGAGACTGTAAACTGGTGGAGACGATCCAAGGCCGAAAATATGTGCTCCCGAGATTGAATGATAGAGAAGCCTTGAAGCTCTTTAGCTCGAATGCGTTTGGTGACAGTACTGGGCCTCTAAAAGAGTTTCAGGGTTTGACAAATATGGTTCTTGATTATGCTAAAGGCCACCCTTTGGCTCTTAAGGTTTTAGGATCTGATCTTTGCAAGAAGGATAAACAGTTTTGGGAAGCTAGGTTGGAAATACTCAAAAGTAAATCTCATGGAGATATCTACGAAGTTCTTGAAACTAGTTTTGATGAACTTAGCATTGAGCAGAAAGATATCTTTCTTGATATTGCATGTTTCTTTCGATCAGAGAAGGTGGATTACGTGACAAGCCTTTTGTACAGTCGTGGAACGAATGTTTCTACCGTGATACAAGAACTCGTTGACAAATGTTTGATTACCCTTGTTGATAATCGCATCGAGATGCATGACATGTTGCAGACGATGGGAAAGGAGATTAGTACAAAACCAGAACCAATCGGAATAAGAGACTATAGGTGGATATCACAACATCGTCCGCAGCGCGATTGGCATCTCAGACTATGGGATAGTGAAGATATCTGTGACCAGCTGACAAAAGACATG GGTTCTAAAAAAATAAGAGGGATTTTTCTTGACACATCAAATCTAGGAGAAATGCGTCTAAGATCCAAAGCCTTCAACGGGATGTACAATctcaaatacataaaaatttatgattctCGGTGTTCTCGTAGGTGTGAAGTGGATCATAAACTGTACTCTCGAAATGGGTTTGATTTCCTTCCTGATGAACTTACTTATCTACATTGGCATGGATGCCCTCTACAGAGTCTCCCTCAGAACTTTTACCCCAAGAACCTAGTCGACCTTAAGTTGCCATATAGTAAATTAGTAGAGATTTGGGGTGATGACAAG GATGCTAGAATGCTCAAATGGGTCGACCTCAGTCATTCGTTGGAACTACGCCGGTGTTTGGGTTTGGCAAATGCTCAAAATCTTGAAAGATTGAATTTGGAAGGATGTAAAAGTTTGGAAAAGTTGCCATCATCGATGAATTGTTTGGAAAAGCTTATTTACCTCAATCTCAGGGAATGCACAAGCCTTAGGAGTCttccaaaagaaataaaaaaccaatCCCTGCAAACTCTTATTCTCAGCGGCTGCTCCAGCTTAAAGAAATGTCCACTAATCTCAGAAAATGTTGAAGTTCTACTTTTAGATGGCACTGCTATAAAGACCCTTCCTGAATCCATTGAAACCTTAAGAAAACTTGTTTTGTTGAATCTGAGGAATTGCAAAAAGCTGAAGCGTCTTTCTTCTGGTCTTTATAAGTTAAACTGTCTACGAGAGCTAATACTTTCAGGCTGCTCACAACTAGAGGTTTTTCCAGACATCAAGGAAAACATGAAGGCTTTGGAGATTTTACTTCTGGATGATACAGCCATCACTGAGCTGCCAAAGATGATGCATTTGAGCAATATCAAGACATTTTCGCTATGTGGAACAAGCAGTCAAGTTTTTGTTAGTATGTTCTTCATGCTACCAACATTGTGCTGCTCTCGGTTAACAGATCTTTACCTCTCAAGATGCAATCTCTCCAAACTCCCAGATAATATTGGTGGTCTATCCTCTCTGCAGTCTTTATGCTTAAGCGGAAACAACATCGAGAATCTTCCAGAGAGCTTCGACCAACTTCAGAATCTGAAATGGTTTGATTTAAAGTATTGCAAATTCCTCAAATCTATACCAGCCCTTCCTCAAAACCTGCAATATCTGGATGCACATGAGTGCGAGTCACTTGAAACTTTGGCAAATCCAATGACACCGTTGAATGTGGGACAGAGGATCCAGTCTATGTTCATGTTTAGCAATTGTTACAAACTCAACAAAGAAACACATGAGAGCCTTGTGGGTCATGCTCGAATCAAAAGTCAATTGATGGCTAATGCATCTGTCAAACGTTATTATAGG GGATTCATCCCAGAGCCTCTGGTCGGAATCAGTTTTCCGGCAACTGATATACCTAGCTGGTTCTGCCACCAAAGATTGGGACGTTCACTAGATATCCCATTGTCTCCGCATTGGTGTGACACTAACATTGTTGGATTTGCCTTATCTGTAGTTGTCTCATTCAAGGACTATGAAGACCGTGCGAAACGTTTGTCGGTAAAGTGTTGTGGCAAATTCGAGAACCAAGAGGGTTCCTTCACAAGATTTGATTTCACTGTCGCAGGCTGGAATGAGCCATGTGGATCGCTTAACCATGAACCAAGAAAGCTCACTTCTGACCACGTTTTCATGGGATACAATAGTTGCTTCCACGTTAAGAATCTTCATGGAGAAACTGAAAACTATTGCTACACGAAGGCTTCGTTCAAATTTTATGTGACGGATGAtgaaacaaggaagaagatggaaactTGTGAAGTTATAAAATGTGGGATGAGTTTAGTGTATGTTCATGAAGATGTTGATTGTATGTTGCTGAAACGGACAAAACTAGTTCAGTCAAGTTTGCAGACCGAACCAACCTATTCCTACGGTCTAGATGATGTTATGGATGATGTTAGACCCAAGAGAGGACTTCGCCAGTTTGCTGGTGGTGAAGAAACAGATTGTAAGAGAATGAAGGAAGAGAAGATCACAGCGTGA
- the LOC104737208 gene encoding uncharacterized protein LOC104737208, translated as MTYHEEDDAVSEFRVRVEDDRVEKSGNYVKLSDDEFEEHRQESEEDDSSSSSPSSSCGQKRSVWFWIKLGLFLTILTALCLAGYKWLAPLIMDKELIPLIKWEMETFTHPVCGIIVFASVSLFPVILIPTTPSMWVAGITFGYGYGLLLTLPAVAIGVSLPYFISYLFCNKIQGWLEKYPDQAAMLRAAGGGSWFHQFRAVTLIRISPFPFALYNYCAVATRVKYGPYIAGSLAGMAPEIFVALYTGILIRTLADASTVEQKGISILQIVLNIIGFVATVVTTILITKYAKRQLEVMKKEEEALLLQ; from the exons ATGACTTATCACGAGGAAGACGATGCGGTTTCTGAATTTCGGGTCAGAGTTGAAGATGATAGAGTTGAGAAATCAGGGAATTACGTTAAACTTAGTGATGACGAGTTTGAAGAACACCGacaagaatcagaagaagacgattcatcatcatcatcaccgtcTTCTTCTTGTGGACAGAAACGATCTGTGTGGTTTTGGATCAAGCTTGGTCTTTTCTTAACGATTCTGACTGCTTTGTGTCTCGCTGGTTACAAATGGCTCGCTCCTTTAATCATGGATAAG GAGCTAATCCCTCTCATAAAATGGGAGATGGAGACATTTACACACCCGGTGTGTGGTATCATTGTGTTTGCGTCCGTGTCTTTATTCCCTGTGATACTTATTCCAACTACGCCATCAATGTGGGTGGCTGGGATTACATTTGGTTATGGCTATGGTCTTCTCCTTACTCTTCCAGCTGTAGCTATTGGTGTATCACTTCCTTACTTCATCAGCTATCTCTTCTGCAACAAAATTCAA GGTTGGTTAGAGAAATATCCAGATCAAGCTGCAATGTTGAGAGCTGCTGGTGGAGGCAGTTGGTTTCACCAGTTTCGAGCTGTAACGTTAATACGGATTTCTCCATTCCCTTTTGCTCTTTATAACTATTGCGCTGTTGCAACTCGTGTGAAGTACGGTCCTTACATAGCTGGTTCCCTCGCGGGCATGGCGCCAGAGATTTTTGTCGCACTTTATAC AGGGATTCTTATAAGGACATTGGCAGATGCATCCACTGTGGAACAAAAAGGCATCTCGATTCTTCAGATTGTTCTCAACATTATTGGTTTTGTAGCAACTGTTGTGACAACTATTCTCATCACCAAGTATGCGAAAAGACAGCTCGAAGTtatgaagaaggaggaggaagctTTGTTATTACAGTAA